The genomic window TTCTCCATGtactgcaggggaatctctacTTCAGGAGttccagcacctcctccccctccttcttcactgattttcatgtctgcagggctgttgctCTTGCACTTTTCTCTCACTCCTCCCTCTCACTGGTGTTGTACAgtgtttttcaccttttcttaaACATGTTCGCACAGAGACACCAGCGTGGCCCAGCCTTGGGCAGTGGCAGATTCATTTTCAAGCAAGCTGGGACCAGCTGTGCCTGGCATGGAGGCAGCTCCTGATGTCTTCCCACAGAGGTcacccctcagccctgcagccactgcAAGCACATTACCATGTCAAACTCAGTACAGAAGGTTTGTGCCGTTATTTGGAActctgtgccagcacagaaggaaacaaaatgggAAGGCAGATCCCTGTGCTAAGCCATAAGTGTTGTTCTCTCTCTAGGTAGGAGTTTGCCTATTTCCtaagagaagcagaggaaacTGTTTCAAGGACCATCACTGATATCTTTAATGAGCCTAAAAGCCCTTATCTCTTTGTTTGAGGCCAACatttatgtttaaaaactgGAAAGATTAATTAGTTATGTcactaatttttcttctgtttggcGCCAAGGAAAATATTGAAGAGTTTGATCCCAGAGAGCTCTTCTTCATATCCTCTCCccctactctttttttttttttttctcctcagctttAATTTTGGAGAAGCTAGAAGTTTTTATGAAGATGAACATTCTGAAAGCATCCTTAAGGGCAGGTAACAGCTTCTCCTGAAGCATTTCATTGCACTAATTAATTACTGCCATGCACAGCAACATTCAGTTCTTTGGACAATCTCATTCTACATTTTGTTACTGTCTTGTCCTACCTTCATCaaacatttttgcttctttattgCCATTTATGCTTGTTGGTGACAGTTGAGTCTCCAGCACTGGACCAGTGCAAGTGGTTTTCATCATGGCTTGTATTGCCCTCTCATGAAAGCCACAATAAATATATTGCCCTCAGTGAGCAGGTGACCAGTTCCCACAAATGGCATTTCATTTGAATTTCTGCCAAAAACTGTAAGATTTGAAATGCCAGCATTTTCCAATGaaggagaaatttaaaatgTCGATCGGCTTTTATCCCAAGTGTTTGCTACATATTGTACATCTCAATATGTTGGCACAGTTGCCTGGGCACAAGGCAACAAGGCCAGTCCTCATTATTCTGTCAGCTTCATGTTAAAGTGAGTTCCAAAGCCTAGGAAGTGAaggaggcagagctctgctccccttccagctcaggggttTCTGTTTGAGTAGCCATGCTTCTGATTTACTGTGTTAGAaccaaggatttttttaaacaattgtTGAGTGGCCATTCAGCTCTTCCAAGAAGTTCTAGCAAGTCACTGCAGTTGACACTAAAACAGCactcagaaagaaagaaaaaaagaagaatcagaAACGCAACTAATTAAAATTTCTGCTGGGGTTGAGCATCCCTGGTCTGGCCAGCACAAAAGCTGCCATACTGATTAGCCCAAGAGTCCATTTGATCCACCCTTCTGACCTCTGTGGTACTGAGCAGTGAGTGTGTAGGAAGAGAGCAAGAACAGGAGCAGCACATGCTGATCCTTCCTCCAGCATCCAGCCACATGTAGCTTAGGAACcaatcaagaaaaaattaataccaGAATTCTACTGATTTTGTATTCCACAGCTTAAAGTAGATGTGAAGGTTTAAAATGTTTACAacaatttaaaggaaaaaatcaagaCAGGAGGCAGACTATTTTAGCTGCATTAGCATTCACATTTTTTGCTGGCTGTGCTCAGGCAGCGTAGGATCTACACAGCCTGCACAGGCTGCCACCTCCCCAGTACGACAAATCCTCCTCAAATATTTGCTTCTTAATCAACAAGTGATTTGAACTGCActgtttgttctctttcttgttAAGAGCTCCTGTTCTGCATTTGAAAGATGAAAGCCTACAGCTCTTTCACATTTAGGGTTGTATTTCTGAGCCATCTTTTTCAGCACTTTTCCCATTTCCTATTACAGTTCTCAGAGCTAATTATACAGCCAACCCCTTTGCATTTCCCAGGTTACAATTTGCAGTAGAGTAAAAACGAATTCAGCAATGTTATCAGGTAACTCCCGCTGAAAAGAAGTGTACTCTCTCCTTGTTACAATTTAGCACTGCTTTTGTGAAATCTGTAATAGCATTAGTcattctcagaggaaaaaagggaaaaataatggtGATTTTGGTTGTTGAGATTAGACAAAAAGTGAATCTGctaggaaggaaaggagaataaCCACTCAATAGTTGTGAAAGTAGTTGTACTTTCATTAATTGAAAAAATCTATGTCTAAAACTATCTCAAAAGATTATTTAatatctcctcctcctcactaAAGGCTAGCTAGATGCCTGGCAGATATTATTTAATGTTATTGATCCAGCGAAGGTGATTCCAAAGGTCTGCTTCAGTGCTTTATTATTCTtatacttggatttttttcccctaatatttaatataaatttcaCTGAGTTCAAATAAGAGCATTATTTTATCTCCTACCTGTCATCATGCCTTGGGCCATTAATCACCTTTTCCAGTAAATCACTATGCAGTCAGAGACATCTACAAGAAAATCTGAGCAAGGGTTATAACATAAATCCAGTTCCTCCGCAAATCACATTTTCTAAGCTTCCTTTTGGTCTTGCTGCCTTCAGGAAGAATTATTCTTCTGTCTCTGTTACATTCAATGCCTGATCAACACCAAGCAGAACAACATAACTGCCTTCTGTGTCCTTCACTGTATCCTTCAAATGATTTAGTTATTTATAACATCCTACTCAGGTTCCAATTTAttataattacatatttttctctgcGGCACTACTGCCTAGACAATTAGGCCCCATTTTGTATTTGTGCACTTGATGTTCTGGTTTTACAGataatactttatattttttatgaaatttcTTGTTGTTTTCTCCAACCTATTCAATACTTGAAATTTTGATCCTGTCATTAAGTGTGCTTGTAACTTCTTTAAACATGCTGtcattaaaaagcttttataaggactatttttattccattattcAAGTTATTGTGACAAATAATAATTAGCTTTTGGGTCGAAAGCCTACCCATCTCCTTGCACTTATTCCTCCTACTTTGATAAATCTTTATTAGGAATGATTGGCTAGTTTTTTGCTAGATTATACATGCTTATGGGGGAGagcaaaaaaaagacaaaattactaCAAAATAACACACCTactctttatttcctcttcatcCATTAAACTGGCTGCCtcagcaaagaacaaaaaaaatcaaactatttaACATACAGTCCTGACACATCTCTGTTGGATGCTCATGGGTGATGCTGGGAGTTTATTTGTAAACACATCCTGGGTTAATATACTTTagtcattttattatttttctaatggcTCTCTAGATGTTGAGCTGAGCCTGATGGACTCAGCATTTCCTCAGACCTTCTGCTATCCTTCTAATCTACAAAGCATAGCAGGAGGGGAAGaataggtaatttttttcacatttggacctacacacacacactcgcTGATCATACAGGAaccttctttattttccatgtaattcAGTGACATAATTGTTGCTAATATTTCaaggaatttatttctttgaatatttCTAAGTAGAACTGAAAAATAGTCTAGGAACTATTTTCACTTGACAGGATACTGTATCTGAAAACACACATGTAAAGATgcaaaacatctgaaaatacagagaataaaaaatgccCAGGACCCAAGGGTAAGTTATTTAAGCACTGTTTGCTTTGTCTACAGGATGCCAAGGCCCTAATACTGAAgcagattttctttcatgtgttttccTATGACTACATCCAACTGCACTTGCTTGTAAAGATCTGCTTTTAAAGAGATTCAGTCTTCATCTTCACTTTTGTCCTACCATAACCACTGCAAATACTAAACACGAAAACTAGTCTGAGAGCAGGTCAGTATAAAAATGCTTAGCTTTGCTTCCCCCTGTactttcatgtttttcaaaCACAGTATTTCCAATGAGTGTACAATTAAGACTCAATGCATTTACCTTTTGTAAGATAAATGTGTATCTGTCCAAACATATACAGCAAAAACTGAAGTTAGAAGCGGGGTATCAGCCTTAGTCTTCTCTGTTATGTTCAGTCTGGCTTAGAAATACAGGAGGGAAATACAGgagaaaccagaagaaaacCCAGGAGAAATCACAGGAGGAAAATCTACACCAGACCTTCCCCCATATGAAAAGAATTATAATAATctaaaaaaacaagaacaaaaaactcCACCATTTGAAAATTCTGCATTGTGTTGTATGAGGTACCTTTCCTGTTTCCCAGGCAacttcagagagagagaaaagatctGGTGtattgatatatatatatgatgcACTGAGTGAAATAAAACTCAGGATCAATTCTTTGTAATAAAGTGGaattaaaataacatgaaatTACAGTTTTCCAAAATTGCAAATTTGGTGGTAACATTATTGGTAATGAGCGGGTACTTgctcatggaatcatagaatggtttgggttggaagggaccttaaatatcatcaagttccaacccccctgccactagcagggacaccttccaccaggcCAGGTTgatcagagccccatccagcctggccttgaacacttccagggatggggcagccacagcttctctgggtaacctgtttcagtgcctcaccgccctcacaggaaaggattttttcctagtatctaatTTAAACTCACTCTCCTTCAATTTGAATCCAtgcccccttgtcctgtcactacatgctcctGTAAATAGTCCTGCCCCATCTCTCCTgtaagttcccttcaggtactggaaggacCAAATCAGGTcactccaaagccttctcttttccaggctgaacaaccccaggaGAGCTCTCAACCTTTCCTCTTGGGAGAGCTGCTCCATGCCTCTGATCGTCTTGGTGGCCTCAGACAGACCCGCttcaacaggtccatgtccttcctgcgCTGGGgacctttttcctttccttttcgGCTCGGCTCTGCCGGCTCCAGGTACCCGCCGGTCCGGGGGGGTATCCAGCCCAGGGGTCCTTTCCGGGGTGATAGAGCCCGGCTCCCTTTCCCTCAGGGCTGTCCGGGGGGACCAGCCCGGCTCCCTTTCCCTCAGGGCTGTCCGGGGTGATAGAGCCCGGCTCCCTTTCCCTCAGAACGGCCCGGGGTGATAGAGTCCGGCTCCCTTTCCCTCAGGGCGGCTCGGGGTGATACAGCCCGGCTCCCTTTCCCTCAGGGCGGCTCGGGGTGATACAGCCCGGTTCCCTTTCCCTCAGGGCTGTCCGGGGGGATCAGCCCGGCTCCCTTTCCCCCAGGGCTGTCCGGGGGGATCAGCCCGGCTCCCTTTCCCTCAGGGCTGTCCGGGGTGATAGAGCCCGGCTCCCTTTCCCCCAGGGCTGTCCGGGGGGATCAACCCGACTCTTTTTCCCTCAGGGCTGCCCGcgggcccggccgccgccgccggagccccgcccgccccgtcccgcccgcCCGGCGGAGGCGGAGCCGCGCAGGACTcggagccgccgccgctgccggaacagccgccgcccgcccggggcCATGGAGGAGTTTCACCCCCACAACGACGAGGTAGGGGCCGCCACCTCCGAGGGCGCGGGGGCTGTGCCGGGACCCTGGGCCAGCCCGGGGCCGAGCGGCGCTGCCCCGCGGCTGCCGCCGGCCTGCCCGGTGCCGGGGATGGATGTTCCCTCCGGGAAGGGGCCGCGGTGCCGGGCGCTGTCAGACCGCGGCCatttttccctgggaagcccCCCCAGTTCCCCTGGAAAACCCCGACCTCCcccatttccctggggaaaaGCCAACAAGTGCCGGGTCAGCGCCGCGGGCCGGTCCTGCCAGCCCGGGCGGGGGAGCCGATCCCTCCCCAGGGCGCCGCTTCGGGGCTCTGCCCGccagttttcattaaaaaaaacaaactcaaaaccTGACTTAAACATTAATGCCCTTGAGGTTTCTGCCCCTGCCCGAGTGATTGAAATTCATGTCTGGGAAGAGGCAGGCGGCACGACGGCACGTGCCCTGTTCCCTTTGGAATCCACGCCAAGTGCCGATGAGTAGGAATGAGTAGGAAACAGGAGGAATTAAAACTTGCAAGCTTTTCCTGCGCTCGGGAAAGATATATGGGTAAGCTAATGACTGTGCAAACTAGTCTCTTTTATACTAGGGTTACAAAGCCTTTTGGAAGCATGATGTAACCTGCATGCTACTAAGTCCGTGACTCCCGTAAAAACACAGATTAAGACCCAGAATAAAAGATttgtcatttaatttttcttggagAATATTTCCCTTGGCAAGCATAGTCAGTGGTGGGATTCAGTCGTTGCAGAAACTGTAAGTTGAACCAAGCTTACCGAGGCCTGAGCTTTCTGTCCTCAGTCAAACATCAGTGGCAAAGCAATGCTGAATAACATATTCatggagctgggagaaaaagtaagattttttaGAATTATACTGACAGACCATAGTGGAAATAACCAGACACAAGGCCTAATCATTATGTGTTCCTGAGAGTAAAACTGTATAATTGGTTTACATTTCTgtcagaaataataataattaactTTTATTACAGATGATCTTCAATGCTGATGAGGCCCACAACATAGTTAAGGAGGTAGGTTTAAACAGCTGtattgcaaagaaattctttaccttATCTTGCCTTGCAGTATAGTGAAAGCACTTATTTTCATTGACCATCCCACATAAATTCAACCTTATatgaaagtattatttttatcaaataAAGACAGAGTGTAATTTGGAGCTTCTTTAACTTTCATCTAACTGCTGTCTTCAGCTACCTAAAGAGGAGAGCGTAGATGAGAGGAGAGCCAGATTTGCATTGCAGTGGAAAGAGGAGGGGTGGCAGTCACAAATTACAAGGGAAATTCACCAATTTTTTGCCCCTTTGTCCAGCTAGAGAGAAGCTGATAACTACAGAGGTTGCAGGGAGAGCTTGTGGAGTATCCAttcttaaagatttttaaaacttgacAAGGCCTTGGACAGTGTAATCAGACTTGGAATTTAGCCTTGGCTTGTGTGGGAGGTTGCACTACATGAGCTCGTTGTTCTAGCAATgttttttacagagaaagagCAGGCTGACAAGTGAGTCTGAGTTAACTCACCCTGATGGTCTGAGTTACATACCTAGTAACTAGAGAGTGATTAATGAAGAGCCTGTGGCTTACAGGTTTTGCAGGGAAGCAACGTTTAGAAAGGAATTGCTGGAGTAGCTCTGCAGGTCTTTTTCCACCTGCCCTGTAAGGAGGGGAAAGGACTTTGAAGCTGCCACAGTACACAACAGCAAGCTCTTAGATGTCAGATAAACGACAATTCAACCCTTTATGTAACTGTCCCTGCCTTGTAAAGCCAAATACGGTATGAGACAGACTCCAGACGCTGGGAGTAAAGCCAAATGTTTCTGCCTCTGACTGGAAGCTTAACCAGGGCTCTAGCACTGGGTACATTTCTGGAAGAACCAAAATCCCCGAGGGGTCTTGTCCCTCTTCTGTCTTCTATTGTATTTTGTGGATGTTTGTTTCCATTGACTCCTTTGACCAGCTTTATACACTGTGATCAGAACTAATTGGGCTTTTCAAAATCTGGGGCATAAGGCTCTTACACAGCCTGGTGGTGGATGGTTAGTGCATGGGATTCATCTTACTGAATCAGAGGAGAacagagttttattttactgacCTTTTCCAGATGTGTGTTTCTTAGCTGGGTTTCTCAGTTTTAAGAAGTATCAGTCAGCACGTAATTCTGAATTTCTTAGGAGCAGGGAATGCCATTTAAGAGTTACAATTAGTGAGAAGGCTTTCTGTTCAATCGTTTTAAGTTTAGGCAAGGGTTGGCCAATCTGTAGCTGCTAATTTTCAAGCAGCTCAGATACTTCTTGTGCTGCAAGATACAATCTCTGAGTATCTCCCATATCTTCCTCATCTTTTGAGCTGGGGTGGGCATTTCACTGTTGTCACTCTATCTCTGAAGATTTTGGAATTTTGCTCACAGGCTCTGGAAGGTTGGACAGCCCAAGCTGATACTATTGATTGGAGTTGTACCATTTCCATTACAGTAGCTTCTGGAAGCCAAGCTGGAGTAGGCAATCATTAGGAACAGTAGGATGTGTTAGTACCTTCGCTGGTAAATAGGTACTTGGTACTTAAAGCATATGGCTGAAGTCTTTCCTGCAAGAAATGTTCAGTCAGGGCCTCTTTTTCATTCATATAATATTGTAGTAAATGTGTACTAAAGGTAAGCTTCCAAGAAGGGTCATTTTACTTCCCATTCAGCAACTGATACTTGATGATCTCAAGTGATTTAAAGTAAtctaatttacagaaaaaattcttcagactatgagaaacattttgaacctttacattttgaaatatgtttactgtaactatttttttctctgttttagtgCATAGAAAGTGTTTTAGGCAAAGCAGATTATAATCACAACAAAGTCAACCAGTGGACTGCTGCTATAGTGGAACAGTCACTGACACATCTGGTGAAACTGGGAAAAACATACAAGTACATAGGTAAGTACAAGCAGTTGTGCTTGTACCACATGCAGTCACAATCAAGAATTGCTGAAAAGTTCATGTGGATGCAGTGCTATACTCATTAGAAAGTTTTAAACTGtaagcaaagcagagcagataCCTGAACTCTTCTGTTATATAGATTTTTAGTACTACCTTGTGGTAAAGCTGTGATAGTTTTACCTGGGCTGAACGTGCTGGTAACTTAATACAGATTATATGTTACATGGTGTTTTCTGATTGTTCAGCAAGCCCAAAACAATGATATCAAGTTTTTGGTATCAGTTCAGGAAATAATTGctatcttaaataaaaatatcagttggATTAAACTTCCtataaatacaaacatttgGAAGACTTTAGTCTTGTATGCTGTCATGTCCCattgtatttatatatgtggAAGGGAAATTGAAATAAGTAGAAGTTTAACCCACTGTGGTCCTTTTGTGGAGTGTAGCATTTGCACTCAGTTCTGTTTTGAAAGTCTTGGATTCAGATTGTCTCTGGTTTTATGACCATTGCAGGTCAGTCTAGAAACACTGCATGTTACTAGTGTGCTGGTTTCAGAGAGCAGGCACCAAATATTTTTGGGAAACAACTCTCCTAAATATAACTTCTGCTGTACCTGTGAGGACAGCACCTGCAGTCCTGTTCCGAGGTGCACATGACACAAGCCATATCTAAGaagtttaaaagataaaaatcataATCCTATTAGCAAGCATTTTGTTAAAGCCGCTGTGTTAATGTGAGTAAAAATAATCATGAAATGAATAACAAGTTCTTGAGAAAAATCCTAGGGGCGAGAGGGTTGTCAAAATCAGTTTTGAGTTAGCTAAATGCCACATGCCAGCCATTTGAAAATGTAATACAGGCTTGAGTTCAGGAGTGCTAAATGATTCACCTCTTCTGCTTTAATAATTAATTCCTTGATTTTGTGACTGCACCTTGCAGTTACCTGTGCGGTGATGCAGAGGAGTGGAGCTGGTCTTCACACAGCAAGCTCATGCTTCTGGGATACTACAACTGATGGTAAGTTTCCCCATCCAGATAGAGAATTTATAGTAAAAGAAACATTGCTTCTTGCCCAGCTGTAACACTTGTGTTGAACATTTTCAGGAGTGGCTGtagaagcagcagctttcagaTTTAGCTGCTTGTTTACAATCCAGCAGAAATGTTACCAGTCAGTGCCTGCACTAAGAGCGATTGCTTTGTAAATTATGAGAAGCAGGAATAGAAATGCCTTCCATTCTGAAACAAGAATCAAAGCATTTAATCCTTGTCCGTAACCATAGACTGGTTGAAGAGGCAGTAAAACATTCACAGTAAATACAAGTGGTTAGTCCTAAACATATCTACCTGGCTGCTgtgaggaggagagcagagcttggtggaaaatagaaatactttGACTAACAGCATGTATTTCATCTGCTTAACTGTCAACCAGCCTTTGGATGCATTATACTGTTTCAAAATTAGTcctaaatacattttttttcccaggttcAGATTATCATGGggaaacaatattaaaataatcttttgtcTGTCACAGATTCAGAAAGGTCTTTTTAGAAGAGGGTACAAGGTTTAACACTAAAGCAGAGAGGGCATCAAAAAGTTAaccaaagttaaaaaaaattgtaaaatgaAGTTAAGTAAACAAGTACAATTTAATCTTCATGCTTCCTTGACTTGTAAGGTATTGATAcagtagaagaggaaaaattacagGAAGTAAATACAGTAGTATGTATTTGATCcagtctttttcttctgatttcttgTTTGATTATCTTGCCGATttcagtttgggatttttaaggatttttacAAGTTCAGCTTTTAAAGAGAGATACTGAAATGGTGTTTTACTGAAAGCTGTCTTAAGCATACAAGGCTCATGTTAGGTAGCAAACAATGtacaaattaatgaaaatgttttgaggaGTGTAGTCTATTTATAGGCAAGATGACATAATATTATTTACCTTAAATCACAGCTGAAATGTTCATACTAATTTGACATAATTTACACTGTGATAAAGTGAATGTAGTAAAGACACCGgaattctgtttttcattttgtgataATCTTTTCTAGGAACCTGCACAGTGAGATGGGAAAACCGAACAATGAACTGCATTGTCAATGTGTTTGCTGTTGCTATTATCCTGTAGCTGACTGGAAGATAAAGATAAGCAACACcgaagcctttaaaaaaaaaaattatccaaacATATGGCTAAATGTTTcaagctattatttttttctgtatgagGAACATACAGAAGTTCTCTACAGAGAGCATACAGTCTAAGCCAGTTCTCATAGATTAATTATCTGAAAGCtagcaaaaaaatttaatttatatatatatatgtatctatcTAAAGAGAAAGttttagtaatttaaatattcagaagtATGTTAATGAGAAGATGCCACAAAGATTAATACAATTTATGTCAAAGCTAATATCAAAGATACTTTAttcaagaagaacaaaacacaacaaatcCAATTAAGTGTCAAAAGGCAAGCAAGACCTCTCAGGATCATGGTGCATTTGGGAACAAATTACAAACACAATTTGGAGTGGATATATTATAAACAATACTGGTTCTTCATGTTTGATTAAACAAAGCTGACTTTCACTTTGAATGCTGGTGTTTGTGAAATTTCAGGAGCATCATGTTTTGATCAAGCATGAACATTTACCCTGGCATTAAATCCAGTTAAGCTTTCCCccctggaggcagaggaggactTTACTGGCTGAAATATACCTAGTCCTAGCAGAGTTCTAATTTGTCTTCAAATGAAGAGCATAATATTTGTTAGCAATTCAGGGAAACGTGCTGGGAATCTGACACCAGCCCTTAATTCATCATTTATAAATCAAAAAACATTCTGAAGGTActtaaatttgattttattccaTGATCGTGGAATTTGTGACAAGCACTTTATTGATTCctcatgcagcagccaggacCTAGGGCAGTAAGACTGGACCCACATCACTGCAAGTAGGATTAAACTGTTTGGTGAGAGGCTCTTGTTTGCTTTGAAAGCATTTATCAGAGTAACATATCTGTTGTTTATAAGAGTGTTTCCTAGGTTCCCTAAGTCTAGAATTGGATCTTAGTCCAATGAAATAATACTGTTAAGTTTTGAGCACTAAGAGTTCCCCTCCTTTAAAGATTTATGCAAGTTCTTAACTTTGCTCATCTGATGAGTCTTAACTTGAAATATTCCACgtggaagaaaaacatttgcacACACGGAAGTATTTGCCAGATTGGGGCCTACATTTTTGTTCATTAATGCACAAATTATATGATAAAGAGATGTATTGATACCAAAAATGCCTAAATGAGTGCTGCCACTAAGTGGCAGCTGCATTAAGTTGTTTTCTCAGATGCTGCTTatgaacagaattttttctttgtaactgTATGTCTTTGGAAGAGACTGGTAACTATCTAACAGCTACTGTAAGGCTGTTTTGGATTTCAAGAAATGAATATTAAAGCACTACTACACAGTtctgtttgatttgttttttttttttttttcaggtaatttACTATTAAGGCATGTAACAAATGTCCTGTACAAAGAACAAGctaaaaaatattgcttaaatTGTGTGTACATATAACTAGTATGACACTACAGAAGGAACATGTGTATATGTAATTCACAGCATtgttcaaaatgttttgctttgcagaCAAATTAAGTTCTGCTTTTACCTGAGTGCAAGTAAAATTAGGACTGTATTACTGCATTGGCCTAACAGTGTAGtatgaaaatgtgtgtgtatgtccTACTGACCTTCAAACCTAGAATTATTAAACACTGTTTGGGCTGGGACAAATTTCTGAACTATGTGCCACCATCCAAGAGCTGAGATGTGGAACTGacaaaaatgcagaagtttCAGTGATATTTGGGATTGtgcaaagtggaaaaaaatacatgggGTAGAAACTGGAAAAAGTTTTGGTACAGTTAATACAGTTTAGGAAGTGGGTGTGTAAAAATAGCGGTGGCTTTTATCCCCATTTAATGTGCATTCAGGTGCCATGGTCAGAGAAATCATCCACATAGCACTTGTAATCTcatttggtatttttgttttacttgaaaACAAGATGTGCTGAGTAAGACTATCAGTTTAATGAGGCTTGGTGAAGGTCCTGCTGCAGAAGAACCCTAGAAAATACTGCTTAATTGTAGGActgcttcattttaatttataccaaaaaaataaagttttgcCTTAGTTGTATTTGCCTTGTGTTCTTGATCAGTGTATaggaactgagaaaaatattcctcttgCTTTCCTTCACTTGTATACAATAGTGAGAACTTGGAAAATACATTGGAGCTGTGTGTACGTTTTAGAGACAAAACCTTGTCAAAGGCTTCTTCCCAGACTAATTTCTTACACCTCGTCTACTCAGACCTCTTCCTCTTACCACGTGTCTTGATGCAAGTTAAAGTTTTGTTACTATGGAAAGATTATTATGAAATactggaaaaagtattttcattctgtgtCATATCCTAGTGAACTTCTTTCCCATCTTTCCCCATCCTCCCTGGGTGCAAACAGCTACTTGTATTTAATGTAACTCTCCAAACAAATGCTGAACACcatcagctgcttttccaagtAGTTTGTTTTCAAGGATAAAGCTATGAATTGCAGAATATTAAAACCCACAACAACATTTCATTAGTGTTTTTTATCAATACAATATCTTCTTAGTTGTTGCAATCAGGAGACTGAGTTATCATTAacaatggaaatttttttaatgggacAGAAGAGTTTGCATTAAGTTGCAGCCCATATATATGTGGAGATATATGTTCCCATGTATGATTTCATGAAGAAAGACACCTGTTATTCTTCCCATGCAGATTTTGTTAAtccagagaaaagggaaagtaaGGGACCAGATTTGttacttttccatttcattgCCTGCCAGGTGTCTGTCAGTAACACATTACCTTTCTGAGGACTCTCTTCCCATTACACTCAACTTGATCgatgaaga from Chiroxiphia lanceolata isolate bChiLan1 chromosome 2, bChiLan1.pri, whole genome shotgun sequence includes these protein-coding regions:
- the DYNLT3 gene encoding dynein light chain Tctex-type 3, with the protein product MEEFHPHNDEMIFNADEAHNIVKECIESVLGKADYNHNKVNQWTAAIVEQSLTHLVKLGKTYKYIVTCAVMQRSGAGLHTASSCFWDTTTDGTCTVRWENRTMNCIVNVFAVAIIL